The segment AGTTTCAGATGATATGATAGATAAGTTATCTGAAGATTATATAAACTTTTTAGCCACATTTAATCATTTGTTTGAAGGGACGATTGAAATCTTAGAACATCTGCGCACCGATTATCACTTGCATATTATTACCAACGGATTTGAAGAAGCGCAGCAACGAAAGATGGATAACGCTAAAATTTCACAGTATTTTAAAACCGTTACCAACTCTGAAGCTGCAGGTGTAAAGAAACCCAATCCTATTATTTTTAATCATGCACTTGAATTAGCCGAAGCTCAACCGGCGGAAAGTTTAATGATTGGAGATAATTATGAAGCTGATATATTGGGAGCTTTAGACGTGGGATTGGATGCCATATTGTTTAATTATCATAACTACAATGACGTAGACCATATCAAACAGGTGAAAGAGCTTAAAGACTTGAAGCGCTATTTGTAAGGTTTCTATAGCAAAAGAGTATCTTTACCTTTAGTGTTGAATTCAAATTTAAATCACATGAATAAAATATTTTATATACTTATCGTATGTCTATTGACGCAAACCACATTGAGTGCCCAAACCACTGTGAATGATTATAAGTATATCATTATTCCGAAGCAATTCGATTTCCAAAGTTCAGAAGATCAATATCAGATCAATTCGTTGACCAAGTTCTTGTTTAATAAATACGGATTCACCGCTTTTTTCGAAGATGAAAATTTACCTCTTGATGTTAGTCAGAATAGATGCCTAAGTCTTAAAACGAATATTAATAAAGTAAAAGGGTTTTTGATAACCAGACTTCAAATTGAACTTATCGATTGTAATGGTAAGGTGGTATCAATATCTCAAGTTGGAGAAACCAAAGTAAAAGAATATGCCAAGGCTTATAATTTAGCATTAAGAGAAGCGTTTCAAACTTATCAATATATGGGTTATAAATATCAGCCTAAAGCCGGTGTGATTGAAACTAAGCCTTTAGAATCTTTGCCAGTTTCAGAAGCAAATAAAGACGACGCTCAAAAAGAGATAGAACGCCTAAAAAAGCAGGTTGAAGTTTTAAAGGAAGAAAAAGAAGCAACACAAGCAATAAAAGAGGACCTTGTCTCAACTCCAACCGAATCTATTGCGCCTAAAAAGGTAGTTCAAACGGAACTGAAAGAAGTTAAAAAAGCAGACGATGGGTGGTATGCCAATCCAATTGATAATGGCTTTCAGGTAGTAGACGCTCAGGCTAAAAAGATTATGGTTTTATTATATTCTGGTGCTCCAGATGTATATATTGTAAAAGGAAAGGATGCCATAGTATTTAAAAACGATGAAGCCTGGGTTTATGGGATTAATGATGGTTCAAGCTTGAAAGTGAACCGCATTACCCTTAAATTCTAGTAACCGTATTTGTTTTTCCAACGCAACTTTAAAAATTCACGCTGAGCATTTTCACGAGCATTGTTACCAGGTTCATAAAGTGTGGTGTTTTTGACCTCGTCTGGCATAAATTCTTGAGCTACAAAATTATTATCATAGTCATGAGCATATTGGTACTTGTCTCCGTAACCTAGCTCTTTCATGAGTTTTGTTGGAGCATTTCTTATTGGTAATGGTACAGATAAATCACCGGTTTCTTTCACCAATTGTTGTGCCTTTCCAATGGCGATGTATGCAGAATTACTTTTGGCTGACGCAGCAAGATAAGTGACACATTGACTTAAAATAATTCTAGACTCGGGATGACCTATAACTGAAACTGCTTGAAACGTGTTATTAGCTATAACTAAGGCTGTTGGATTAGCATTTCCAATATCTTCACTCGCCAAAATGAGTAATCGACGTGCGATAAATTTAACATCTTCTCCGCCTTCAAGCATTCTTGCCAACCAATACACCGCAGCATTAGGGTCACTACCACGTATCGATTTAATAAAAGCGGAAATGATATCATAATGCTGCTCTCCAGTTTTGTCATATCTAACGGTATTGCTTTGAACACGTTTGGTAACCACTTCATTAGTAATAATGATCTTTTTAGTGTCATCAAAAGAGGTAACAATAAGTTCAAAAATATTCAATAGTTTTCGGGCATCACCTCCTGATAAACGGAGTAATGCATCTGTTTCTTTTAGTGTAATTTGTCGTTTTGATATAATGCTGTCTTCTTTAATAGCACGATGTAACAGGGCTTCTAAATCTTTCTTTTCAAACGAATTCAATGTATAGACCTGACACCTCGATAAAAGTGCAGGAATTACCTCAAAACTTGGGTTTTCTGTCGTTGCACCAATGAGCGTGACCCAACCTTTTTCTACCGCTTGTAATAACGAGTCTTGTTGCGATTTACTAAATCTATGGATTTCATCAATGAATAAAATTGGATTTTTTGTAGTGAATAAACCTCCGCTTTGTTTGGCTTTTTCGATAACCTCCCTAATATCTTTCACGCCAGAATTAATAGCACTTAAGGTATAAAACGGTCGTTTAGATTCATTTGCGATGATATTGGCTAAGGTCGTTTTACCAGTTCCTGGTGGACCCCAAAAAATCATCGATGCAATCACACCTTGTTGCAATTGCAGCGTTAAGACACCAGTTTTACCAACCAAATGTGACTGACTTAAATAATCACTCAAAGATTGCGGACGTAATCGTTCTGCTAAAGGTTCGTTCATATTGTAAAATTACAAAAAACCTATGTGACAATATTTCAGAGTTATCATAAATGGAGAGTAATTTGATACAAATACCATAAATTTGAATATGAGTAAGCATCAACAACAGTTTAGATATTCGACAGGTGTCATAGCATATCCTGTATTTTTTGTCCTGTCTATCTGGATTGTGTTTTGGTTGCAAGTGCGCTTTTTTCCATGGATTAAACGTTTAGGGGTCTATCCGCAAGAGCCTGAAGGCTTGCTAGGAATTTTTACAAGTCCCTTTATTCATGCAGATATTGAACATCTCTATCACAATTCGATACCCTTATTTATTTTATCGGTAGCCTTGTTTTATTTTTATCGGAAAATCTCGTGGCAAGTGATAATCTATGGGATTATTCTTTCTGGCCTGTTTACATGGATTATTGGTAGACCAGCCAATCATATAGGTGCAAGTGGTTTAGTATATGTCTTGGTGAGCTTTATTTTTTTTAAAGGAATTTTCGCAAAGCATTATCGATTAGTCGCGTTATCTTTAATCATTGTTTTTCTCTACGGAAGTATGATATGGTATGCCTTTCCAGTAAAAGAAGGAATGTCATGGGAAGGTCATTTGGGCGGACTGATCTCAGGATTTATTTTTGCTTTAATCTTCAGAAGAGCAATTGCTAAACCTGAACGATATGTGTGGCAAGCACCCGATTATAATGAAGAGGATGATCCTTTTTTGAAACACTTTGATGAAAACGGAAATTTTATTGAAAACCTAGAACCCGAAGTAGAGGTTGAGGAGCCCATTTCTGAAAACATAAAACCAACAATTACCTATACGTTCAAAAAACGTGATGATTAATGACGTTGCCTTACCGCTTCATATAAAAAAACACCACAAGCTACCGAAACATTTAAAGATTCAATTTCTCCTAATAAAGGTATTTTTGCTTTAGCATCTGCAACTTTCAATACAGATGGGTTTATTCCTTTACCCTCAGATCCCATAATTATGGCGCAAGGTTCTTTAAAAGAGACGTCGTAGATCGTATCGTCTGTTTTTTCAGTGGCTGCAATTACTTTAATGCCGCTTGCTTGCATATAAAACACAGCATCTTTAATATGATCTACTTTGCAAATAGGCACTTTAAACAAAGCACCTGCACTAGTTTTGATAGCATCACCATTTACTGGAGCTCCACCTTTCTTTTGAATAATTATACCAGAGACTCCAGTACATTCTGCAGTTCTAACTATGGCTCCAAAATTTCGTACATCACTAAGTTGATCAAGTAATAGAAACAAAGGAGTTTTTCCAGACTCAATCACATTCATAACTAATTCTTCTATGTCATGAAATACGATTGGTGCAATTTGAGCGATAACACCTTGATGGTTCTTTTTTGACAATCGGTTGAGTTTCTCAACAGGTACATAAGAGCTATTTAAACGTTCTTTTTTTAAGAGTTGCTCTAATTCTGTAAATAGTTCACCGCGTAGTCCTTTCTGTAAAAAAATTTTATCAATATTCTCTCCAGATTTAATGGCTTCAATAACCGCGCGTATTCCAAAGATGGTGGTTTCTTTTTCCATGGGTCAAAGGTAAAAAAAAACTACACTAACAAAAGCATGATTTGTTGAAGTATTAGATCATTACATAATAGTTTCTATGTAAAAGATATTAATGTTGATTGCAATTCTCGGTTTTGCAGTGTTTTATGCATTACGGGGAAGTCATCAATACAAACTTAAGTCTAAAACCTTGTTGTTAAACTTAAGTGAATCTTAGAGTCTGAAAGTCTAAATTTTTGATTTTCCGTTTTGCCGCTGGTATAATTAAAACGAAATAGTCCAGCTTTAGTCAATAACCCAAATCCGAAACCAAATCCAAAGAGTTTGCCTTTTTGATCGGCGACCTGATTTTCAAAATAAGCGGCATCAATCACGGTATGCACATAAATGCTATTATTGAGCTTATAGCGATACTCTGTATTCAATACGCCATATAAATTAGCAATTAGACTGTTTTCTTCAAATCCTCGAATTGAGTTTATACCACCAAAACGAGGCAATTCATTTTCTAAATAGGTATCAGAGACCAGGTAGTTAGCGTTTATTCTTCCATAGATACTATTTTTCTCATTGAGATTAAAAATTTTAAAGGTAGTAATGAAAAAGTTCGATTGGTTTTCATCAATAGCTGCGTAAGACCTATTTCCAAAGCCAGAGGTGATATCGAATAAAAAATTGACAGGAAATAGAAAGTCGTAATTCTGGCGCTTAGTGTACGTATAATTT is part of the Formosa sp. Hel1_31_208 genome and harbors:
- a CDS encoding YjjG family noncanonical pyrimidine nucleotidase, giving the protein MKINGIKHIFFDLDHTLWDFDKNSALTFEKIFELHNVCVNTSDFLRIYEPINLSYWKLYREEKIDKANLRYRRLKDTFEAVDFEVSDDMIDKLSEDYINFLATFNHLFEGTIEILEHLRTDYHLHIITNGFEEAQQRKMDNAKISQYFKTVTNSEAAGVKKPNPIIFNHALELAEAQPAESLMIGDNYEADILGALDVGLDAILFNYHNYNDVDHIKQVKELKDLKRYL
- a CDS encoding replication-associated recombination protein A; this translates as MNEPLAERLRPQSLSDYLSQSHLVGKTGVLTLQLQQGVIASMIFWGPPGTGKTTLANIIANESKRPFYTLSAINSGVKDIREVIEKAKQSGGLFTTKNPILFIDEIHRFSKSQQDSLLQAVEKGWVTLIGATTENPSFEVIPALLSRCQVYTLNSFEKKDLEALLHRAIKEDSIISKRQITLKETDALLRLSGGDARKLLNIFELIVTSFDDTKKIIITNEVVTKRVQSNTVRYDKTGEQHYDIISAFIKSIRGSDPNAAVYWLARMLEGGEDVKFIARRLLILASEDIGNANPTALVIANNTFQAVSVIGHPESRIILSQCVTYLAASAKSNSAYIAIGKAQQLVKETGDLSVPLPIRNAPTKLMKELGYGDKYQYAHDYDNNFVAQEFMPDEVKNTTLYEPGNNARENAQREFLKLRWKNKYGY
- a CDS encoding rhomboid family intramembrane serine protease, with protein sequence MSKHQQQFRYSTGVIAYPVFFVLSIWIVFWLQVRFFPWIKRLGVYPQEPEGLLGIFTSPFIHADIEHLYHNSIPLFILSVALFYFYRKISWQVIIYGIILSGLFTWIIGRPANHIGASGLVYVLVSFIFFKGIFAKHYRLVALSLIIVFLYGSMIWYAFPVKEGMSWEGHLGGLISGFIFALIFRRAIAKPERYVWQAPDYNEEDDPFLKHFDENGNFIENLEPEVEVEEPISENIKPTITYTFKKRDD
- the rlmB gene encoding 23S rRNA (guanosine(2251)-2'-O)-methyltransferase RlmB, with translation MEKETTIFGIRAVIEAIKSGENIDKIFLQKGLRGELFTELEQLLKKERLNSSYVPVEKLNRLSKKNHQGVIAQIAPIVFHDIEELVMNVIESGKTPLFLLLDQLSDVRNFGAIVRTAECTGVSGIIIQKKGGAPVNGDAIKTSAGALFKVPICKVDHIKDAVFYMQASGIKVIAATEKTDDTIYDVSFKEPCAIIMGSEGKGINPSVLKVADAKAKIPLLGEIESLNVSVACGVFLYEAVRQRH